In Euphorbia lathyris chromosome 9, ddEupLath1.1, whole genome shotgun sequence, the following are encoded in one genomic region:
- the LOC136206692 gene encoding uncharacterized protein produces the protein MRGFKGVYNLGRKIQEAAVRGLTLVKGPMPVRFPLPNPCDPFSLEPGSISKTSPHKSSQVEKSSSLSAAIAGARAAATQFSKNDQNRLTNNTQNNSSNPRSSDQVKSKPRDSLDEVPNDESSALNAAERSHHI, from the exons ATGCGAGGCTTCAAAGGTGTTTATAATTTGGGAAGGAAG ATACAGGAGGCTGCAGTTAGAGGTCTGACCCTAGTGAAAGGTCCAATGCCAGTAAGATTTCCCCTTCCAAATCCTTGTGATCCTTTTTCCTTAGAACCCGGGTCTATATCCAAGACATCACCTCATAAATCATCTCAAGTGGAGAAATCATCAAGTCTTAGTGCAGCAATTGCTGGTGCTCGTGCAGCAGCTACCCAgttcagtaagaatgatcaaaATCGCCTAACAAATAATACACAGAATAACAGTTCTAATCCCAGAAGCAGTGACCAAGTAAAAAGCAAACCACGGGATAGCTTAGATGAAGTTCCTAATGATGAATCTTCAGCGCTAAATGCTGCTGAGCGAAGCCATCACATCTAG